The Candidatus Poribacteria bacterium genome window below encodes:
- a CDS encoding LamG domain-containing protein: MDTRFFYSIKYCFIAIAVLTLFICVSTHAAVDENTVAVWLFEEGTGKTVKDASGNGHDGEFAGSPKWVKAKFGAGLEFPGDAGGYVVVDSTKELELETLSIEAWVKVEEATGKWQGMVCKQQAGCTNRNYGIWVHVDKSVLHAQIGANGGCAFSIDGTTDITDNKWHHLAFTYDGKMGRVYVDGELETEAPNAQTFQSADPITIGVPNLNNANGLKGIIDEIRISNVARTEDEIQEAMDVGLAQILSVEPGGKLATRWGYLKRVP; the protein is encoded by the coding sequence ATGGATACAAGATTTTTCTATAGCATCAAATATTGCTTCATCGCAATAGCGGTTTTAACGCTGTTCATCTGTGTATCTACACACGCAGCGGTTGATGAAAATACGGTTGCTGTCTGGCTCTTTGAGGAAGGCACCGGGAAGACAGTGAAAGACGCTTCTGGCAACGGGCATGATGGCGAATTCGCAGGAAGTCCGAAGTGGGTCAAGGCGAAGTTCGGAGCAGGGTTGGAATTTCCAGGCGATGCTGGCGGCTACGTGGTCGTAGATTCTACGAAAGAACTTGAGTTAGAAACGCTCAGTATTGAAGCATGGGTTAAAGTGGAAGAGGCTACAGGTAAGTGGCAAGGTATGGTCTGCAAACAGCAGGCAGGGTGTACCAATCGAAACTACGGCATTTGGGTTCATGTAGATAAGAGCGTCCTGCATGCACAGATCGGTGCGAATGGTGGGTGCGCGTTCAGTATAGATGGCACAACCGATATCACCGACAACAAATGGCATCACCTCGCCTTTACCTACGATGGCAAGATGGGACGCGTTTACGTTGATGGCGAATTGGAGACCGAGGCACCTAACGCGCAAACATTTCAGAGCGCGGATCCGATTACAATCGGGGTACCGAATCTCAATAACGCAAACGGATTAAAAGGTATCATTGACGAGATACGCATCTCCAATGTCGCACGAACTGAAGATGAAATTCAAGAGGCGATGGATGTCGGGTTAGCGCAAATTCTCAGCGTCGAACCCGGCGGGAAACTCGCAACGCGATGGGGATACCTTAAGCGAGTGCCGTAA
- a CDS encoding ATP-binding cassette domain-containing protein — protein MNLLQLENVHKRFGDFTAVSDISFSIEKGSVYGLLGPNGAGKTTTLRMIMDIIAPDAGSIKFSGNRQVRDFLDQIGYLPEERGLYRKMKVRDVILFIAELKGLYKQQALGEIERWLEKMQLSEWSNKRIDELSKGMAQKIQFITTVIHRPELIILDEPFSGLDPINMTLLKDLMLELREDGSTIIFSTHVMEQVEKLCDRICLIHQGKVLLEGELRAVKRGFGKNSVEIEYVGSLEPICNSAYIQGINDFGQYAEIKLKTPEDYRPFLQELVEKGVDVTRFELMEPTLHEIFVQSVEAYGGTVQDVE, from the coding sequence ATGAACCTCCTTCAACTCGAAAATGTTCATAAACGGTTCGGCGACTTCACGGCGGTGTCGGATATCTCCTTCAGTATTGAAAAGGGGAGTGTATACGGACTCTTGGGTCCCAACGGTGCCGGAAAAACGACGACACTCCGCATGATAATGGACATTATTGCGCCGGATGCGGGCAGTATTAAGTTCAGTGGCAATCGGCAGGTCCGAGATTTTTTGGACCAGATTGGGTATCTGCCGGAGGAACGTGGCTTGTATCGTAAAATGAAGGTACGGGATGTTATCCTTTTCATCGCCGAATTAAAGGGCTTGTATAAGCAGCAAGCACTCGGTGAGATTGAACGGTGGTTGGAGAAGATGCAGCTATCGGAATGGAGCAACAAGCGGATTGATGAACTTTCTAAGGGGATGGCACAAAAAATTCAGTTCATTACGACGGTCATTCACAGACCGGAGTTGATTATCCTTGATGAACCCTTTTCCGGGCTGGACCCGATTAATATGACACTTCTCAAAGATTTGATGCTTGAACTGCGTGAGGACGGCAGTACGATTATCTTCTCAACCCATGTGATGGAGCAGGTAGAGAAACTCTGTGATCGCATCTGCCTTATTCACCAAGGCAAGGTGTTGCTTGAAGGTGAGCTCCGTGCTGTGAAGCGTGGATTCGGCAAAAATTCCGTTGAGATTGAATACGTAGGGAGTCTTGAACCGATTTGCAATTCCGCTTACATTCAAGGGATCAACGATTTCGGGCAGTACGCTGAGATCAAATTGAAGACACCGGAGGACTATCGTCCATTTCTCCAAGAGCTGGTTGAAAAAGGTGTTGATGTGACACGGTTTGAATTGATGGAACCGACGCTACACGAGATTTTTGTCCAAAGTGTTGAAGCATACGGAGGAACAGTACAGGATGTTGAGTAA
- a CDS encoding serine hydrolase translates to MTLYEGLPRAVPEDVGMSTSRLERIAPVMRRWVDDGKIPCALTMIAREGRLVHFEKFGTQDVATAKPVAFDTIFRIYSMTKPITSVAVMMLYEEGHFQLGTPVSKLIPAFKDMKVYTADGGAIVDAEREMTVKHLLTHTSGLIYGGDWEHPINERYRDANFYGGDLAHMARELGNIPLLHHPGDGWNYGMSTDVLGYLVEVVSGMPFEAFLKTQICEPLGMVDTAFSVPDDKADRYATLYEPTEDGGIQVMENAPVSSGPLSFFHSGGAGLQSTAADYLRFCQMLLNDGELDGVRLLGRKTVELIRMNHISDDWQPLERTGCGFGLGFAVVTDVADTHSLGSLGTYSWGGLASTTFWIDPQEELIGILMTQLIGDSPFHAQFRVLTYQSIID, encoded by the coding sequence ATGACATTGTATGAAGGATTACCGCGGGCGGTGCCTGAGGATGTAGGGATGTCAACCTCGCGTTTAGAACGCATCGCTCCGGTCATGCGACGCTGGGTTGACGATGGCAAAATACCCTGTGCACTGACGATGATCGCGCGTGAAGGCAGGCTCGTCCATTTTGAGAAGTTCGGGACGCAGGATGTTGCTACTGCGAAACCCGTGGCGTTTGATACCATCTTCCGCATCTATTCAATGACAAAACCGATTACCAGCGTCGCTGTGATGATGCTCTATGAGGAAGGACATTTTCAACTCGGCACACCCGTCTCCAAGTTGATTCCTGCTTTCAAGGACATGAAGGTTTATACTGCAGATGGCGGTGCTATCGTTGATGCGGAACGCGAGATGACGGTAAAGCATCTGCTCACGCACACTTCTGGACTTATCTACGGCGGAGACTGGGAGCACCCGATTAATGAGCGGTATAGGGATGCGAATTTCTACGGTGGAGACCTCGCACACATGGCGCGAGAACTCGGAAATATCCCGCTCCTTCACCATCCCGGTGATGGGTGGAATTACGGTATGTCTACCGATGTGCTCGGCTACCTTGTAGAGGTTGTCTCTGGTATGCCGTTTGAAGCGTTTTTGAAAACCCAGATTTGCGAACCTTTGGGTATGGTTGATACTGCCTTCTCAGTGCCGGACGACAAGGCTGATCGATATGCGACCTTGTATGAACCCACGGAAGACGGTGGCATTCAGGTAATGGAAAATGCGCCGGTTTCAAGCGGACCGTTGAGTTTCTTCCATTCCGGTGGTGCCGGATTACAATCGACTGCCGCCGATTACCTCCGTTTCTGTCAAATGTTGCTGAATGACGGGGAACTTGATGGCGTGCGACTCCTCGGCAGAAAAACGGTCGAACTCATCAGGATGAATCATATCTCTGACGATTGGCAACCACTTGAGAGAACAGGATGCGGTTTCGGACTTGGGTTTGCTGTCGTTACCGATGTCGCTGATACACACAGTCTCGGTTCCTTGGGGACTTACAGTTGGGGTGGACTTGCAAGTACTACGTTTTGGATTGATCCGCAGGAAGAATTAATCGGCATCTTAATGACACAATTGATCGGCGATTCGCCATTCCATGCGCAATTCCGGGTCCTCACCTATCAGTCAATTATTGATTAG
- a CDS encoding ThuA domain-containing protein — MKIAVVTGEHGFQEKQFDAVFESMEGVQFLREDLDDFVDDPDQNDYDTVVFYNFHRPYPTDAQAEAILGLTARGQGMVILHHAILAFPEWDAYSEMCGIGDRGEFGYYPRQTLQVQVADASHPITEGLTEWEMGDETYTMASAGDDSSILLTVNHPNSMDVLGWAREYGNSRVFCLQSGHDDVTFSNPNFREVLRRGIHWCAKA, encoded by the coding sequence ATGAAAATCGCAGTCGTAACCGGTGAACACGGATTTCAGGAAAAACAGTTTGACGCAGTATTTGAGAGTATGGAAGGTGTTCAATTCCTCCGAGAAGATCTGGACGATTTTGTGGATGATCCTGACCAGAATGACTATGATACTGTTGTTTTTTACAACTTTCACCGTCCCTATCCGACAGATGCCCAAGCAGAGGCTATTCTGGGGTTGACGGCGCGTGGGCAGGGTATGGTAATTCTGCATCACGCTATCTTAGCGTTTCCAGAATGGGATGCCTATTCCGAAATGTGCGGAATTGGTGATCGCGGTGAGTTCGGATATTATCCTCGTCAAACGCTACAGGTGCAGGTTGCTGATGCAAGCCATCCGATTACGGAAGGACTTACCGAATGGGAGATGGGAGACGAAACCTATACCATGGCATCCGCTGGTGATGATAGTTCGATCCTGCTGACAGTTAATCATCCGAACAGCATGGATGTCCTGGGATGGGCGCGTGAATATGGCAACTCCCGTGTCTTTTGCCTCCAGAGCGGACACGACGATGTCACCTTTTCAAATCCGAACTTCCGAGAGGTGCTACGGCGCGGTATCCACTGGTGCGCCAAAGCGTAA
- a CDS encoding serine hydrolase — protein MVLYEGLPRAVPEEVGMSTSRLERIAPVMQGYVDNGKIPCALTMIAREGRLVHFEKFGMQDIAAAKPIEFNTIFRLYSMTKPITSVAVMMLYEEGHFQLGTPVSEFVPAFKDMKVYTEDGSAIVDAEREVTIKHLLAHTAGLIYESDTEDHPIDQQYEDADLYGGDLANMIEKLGDIPLFHQPGTAWKYGMSTDVLGYLVQIVSGMPFETFLKTRIFEPLGMNDTGFSVRIEDAKRYSKVYEFAEDGALQAIEKIHAATGPLSFFHSGGGGLQSTAADYLRFCQMVLNDGELDGVRLLGRKTVELITMNHISNDWQPNRRTGSGFGLGFAVVTDVADTDTLGSVGTCGWGGMASTTFWIDPVEALIGIFMTQLVGADSPFHAQFRVLTYQAITE, from the coding sequence ATGGTATTGTATGAAGGATTGCCGCGGGCAGTACCTGAAGAGGTGGGTATGTCAACTTCGCGGTTGGAGCGCATCGCGCCTGTCATGCAGGGTTATGTTGACAACGGCAAAATCCCGTGTGCGTTGACGATGATAGCACGTGAAGGGAGGCTCGTCCATTTTGAAAAGTTCGGCATGCAGGATATCGCCGCTGCGAAACCGATAGAATTTAACACCATCTTTCGCCTTTACTCGATGACGAAGCCGATTACGAGTGTCGCGGTGATGATGCTCTACGAGGAAGGGCATTTTCAACTCGGTACACCCGTCTCCGAATTTGTTCCTGCTTTCAAAGACATGAAGGTTTACACTGAGGATGGTAGTGCTATTGTTGATGCGGAACGCGAGGTGACGATAAAACATTTACTCGCGCATACGGCTGGACTTATCTATGAAAGCGATACGGAGGATCATCCAATTGATCAGCAGTATGAAGATGCGGATCTCTACGGCGGAGACCTCGCAAACATGATAGAAAAGCTTGGAGATATTCCGCTCTTTCATCAGCCAGGTACTGCATGGAAGTATGGCATGTCTACCGATGTCCTCGGTTACCTTGTACAAATCGTATCCGGTATGCCGTTTGAGACGTTTTTGAAAACGCGTATTTTTGAGCCGTTAGGCATGAACGACACCGGTTTTTCAGTGCGGATTGAAGATGCTAAGCGATATTCAAAGGTATATGAATTCGCGGAAGATGGTGCGCTTCAAGCGATTGAAAAGATCCATGCTGCAACTGGACCACTGAGTTTTTTCCATTCTGGTGGTGGGGGACTACAATCGACCGCTGCGGATTATCTCCGTTTCTGTCAAATGGTGCTCAACGATGGTGAACTTGATGGTGTGCGGCTGCTCGGGAGAAAAACAGTTGAACTTATCACAATGAACCATATTTCTAACGATTGGCAGCCCAACCGGAGAACTGGGTCCGGTTTTGGACTTGGGTTCGCCGTTGTCACAGATGTCGCTGATACAGACACGCTCGGTTCCGTAGGCACTTGCGGTTGGGGCGGTATGGCAAGTACTACATTTTGGATTGATCCTGTGGAGGCGTTGATCGGCATTTTTATGACACAATTGGTTGGTGCCGATTCTCCATTCCACGCCCAATTTCGAGTGCTAACCTATCAAGCAATTACGGAATAA
- a CDS encoding ABC transporter permease, translating to MLSKVVTVIKREYMTRVKSKGFIASLFLMPVLMCGLVLLSSFLAIMEDKTEEMRKLAVIDETGEIFEQMQEAIAKHRIFQHKGELVYQVHRETATTEEEKTALQERVRTKKLYAYLEIPEDVFANGQVRFYARTATNFNVQNALRRIISDIVRDKRFAESGYSRREVSRLMRAVGFNAYAVKSSKAKDGGAKVESAIETGARIGLGYILVFVLYMFVLIYANSIMRSVLEEKTTRIVEVIVSSIKPHQLLLGKLVGVCSVCLTMFAIWVIFGVLLVMNIKPLLGIFGIDSLPIQFSQVIGTIKASSGGVLTYFFIYFIIGFFMYSTLYAVVGAICSSEEEAQQTGVPLTMLIVVPFVLMFQLFRIPDSTLSVLLSHVPFFSPILMFMRINVLMPPLWEILLNILVMCATVLLVTLISGKIYRIGILMYGKRPTLGQLWQWARY from the coding sequence ATGTTGAGTAAGGTTGTCACCGTTATCAAGCGTGAATATATGACGCGCGTTAAATCTAAGGGATTCATTGCATCTTTGTTTCTCATGCCGGTGTTGATGTGTGGATTGGTATTGTTGTCCAGTTTCCTTGCAATCATGGAAGACAAAACTGAAGAGATGAGAAAGCTTGCGGTCATTGATGAGACAGGTGAAATCTTTGAGCAGATGCAGGAAGCTATTGCTAAACATCGGATCTTTCAGCATAAGGGTGAACTCGTCTATCAGGTACATCGGGAAACCGCCACCACGGAAGAAGAAAAAACTGCCCTCCAAGAACGCGTCAGGACAAAAAAACTCTACGCCTATCTTGAGATCCCGGAGGATGTTTTTGCGAACGGTCAGGTCCGCTTCTACGCCAGAACGGCCACAAATTTTAATGTACAGAACGCGCTCCGCCGTATTATTTCAGACATCGTGCGGGACAAGCGGTTTGCCGAGAGCGGTTATTCTCGGCGCGAAGTTAGTAGACTTATGCGCGCCGTTGGATTCAACGCTTATGCTGTTAAAAGTAGCAAGGCGAAAGACGGGGGTGCTAAAGTTGAAAGTGCTATAGAGACGGGTGCGCGGATCGGGCTCGGATACATTCTCGTTTTTGTCCTTTACATGTTCGTTCTCATCTACGCCAACTCCATCATGCGGAGTGTGCTTGAAGAAAAAACAACCCGAATTGTTGAGGTGATTGTTTCTTCAATAAAACCGCATCAACTACTACTCGGCAAACTCGTTGGCGTTTGCTCTGTCTGTTTGACAATGTTTGCTATCTGGGTGATATTTGGCGTGTTATTGGTTATGAACATAAAGCCGCTACTCGGCATCTTTGGGATTGATAGCCTGCCGATACAGTTTAGCCAAGTAATTGGGACTATCAAAGCGAGTAGTGGCGGGGTGCTTACCTATTTCTTTATCTATTTCATTATCGGTTTCTTCATGTATTCGACGCTGTATGCTGTTGTTGGTGCGATTTGCAGCAGTGAAGAGGAGGCACAACAAACAGGCGTACCCCTCACGATGCTCATTGTTGTTCCGTTCGTCCTGATGTTCCAATTATTTAGAATCCCCGATTCGACACTCAGTGTACTACTCTCACACGTTCCATTTTTCTCGCCAATACTTATGTTCATGCGTATCAACGTACTGATGCCGCCTTTGTGGGAAATTCTACTGAACATCTTAGTGATGTGCGCGACTGTCCTGCTTGTTACACTTATCAGCGGGAAAATCTATCGGATTGGGATTCTGATGTACGGCAAACGCCCGACCTTAGGACAATTATGGCAGTGGGCGCGATATTAA
- a CDS encoding Gfo/Idh/MocA family oxidoreductase — MAERIKMGLVGCGGMSGAHMGGYRQLWSAGLRDYEIVAACDIAEERAEERANQAQEFQGGTKPAVYAEIDEMLAKHPDLECVDICALHSAHHTLAVPALEAGKHVIIEKPFGITMRACKLMMEAAARNDKIISVAENYRLARIQRTRSWAIAQGRIGEPRMFFWIEVNEGLGKWGWRNFKMDAGGGWALDGGVHFTDLMRYILGMEAEEVYAINKAYEPFRYDNPADREGGYAVDVEDAMIATIKFEQGVTAQWTWVGSAPGRGFGQHTVYGSEGALDWNQGLVPRGGEPISNEDLMKEFTDSLSDSEREYYFPSGLEDTVAIELKYFADAIRTGGKPEVDDVEGMRSEAICMAVYESGWFGRPVTIEEIENCELEGYQKEINDKLGIG; from the coding sequence ATGGCAGAACGAATTAAAATGGGATTAGTCGGATGCGGCGGTATGTCCGGTGCTCACATGGGCGGGTATCGTCAACTTTGGTCCGCGGGACTCAGGGATTATGAAATTGTGGCGGCGTGCGACATCGCTGAGGAACGCGCTGAGGAGCGTGCAAATCAGGCACAAGAGTTCCAAGGTGGCACGAAGCCAGCCGTCTATGCAGAAATTGACGAGATGCTGGCGAAACACCCTGATTTGGAGTGTGTTGACATCTGTGCGCTTCATAGTGCACACCACACGCTCGCCGTGCCTGCACTGGAGGCAGGGAAGCACGTTATCATCGAAAAGCCGTTCGGTATCACAATGCGGGCATGCAAACTGATGATGGAAGCAGCGGCTCGAAACGATAAGATTATCTCCGTCGCTGAAAACTATCGTCTGGCACGTATCCAACGCACACGCAGCTGGGCAATCGCCCAAGGGCGTATCGGCGAACCTCGTATGTTCTTCTGGATAGAAGTCAACGAAGGCTTAGGGAAATGGGGTTGGCGAAACTTCAAAATGGATGCAGGCGGCGGTTGGGCATTAGATGGCGGCGTGCATTTCACCGATCTGATGCGCTACATCCTCGGCATGGAAGCCGAAGAGGTCTATGCCATCAACAAGGCTTACGAACCTTTCCGATACGACAATCCGGCAGACAGAGAAGGCGGTTATGCCGTTGATGTCGAGGATGCAATGATCGCTACCATCAAGTTTGAGCAGGGCGTTACGGCGCAGTGGACCTGGGTCGGTTCAGCCCCTGGGCGAGGCTTCGGTCAACATACCGTTTATGGCAGCGAAGGCGCGCTTGACTGGAATCAAGGATTGGTGCCCCGCGGCGGTGAACCGATTTCCAACGAAGACCTGATGAAAGAATTCACCGATAGCCTCAGCGACTCAGAACGCGAATACTACTTCCCGAGCGGCTTGGAAGATACTGTCGCGATTGAACTGAAATACTTCGCCGATGCAATTCGGACAGGGGGTAAGCCGGAAGTAGACGATGTCGAAGGCATGCGGTCGGAAGCCATCTGCATGGCAGTCTATGAATCGGGATGGTTCGGTCGCCCCGTGACAATCGAAGAGATCGAAAACTGCGAACTGGAAGGCTACCAGAAGGAAATTAACGATAAGTTAGGGATTGGGTAA
- a CDS encoding aldose 1-epimerase — MAHTTYSVAVETVSGFQVYYIQQDGKAVAEVVPALGNNCYAFRVADGDTWLNLIDAPPDLATLEERPTAYGNPILFPFPNRIRNGTWQFEGETYQFDKPPESPTTIHGLLLNQPYQVESHIADENGATLVCSLNSRDFPDVGRQYPFPFRIEITYTLKGAVLTMGIAIKNMGDRNMPMGFGIHPYFSVDLGTEANAAEAVITVPAAKYWELDEVLVPTGVQHDVADTLDLRNGQPFAKLKLDHVFTDVQLVDGVSRCLIENKDTGYGMVMESDAQFRELVVYTPPDRDAICFEPYTCPTDAINLEARGIPAGVIVLAPDETFSGTVRFMLQ, encoded by the coding sequence ATGGCACATACAACGTACTCAGTAGCCGTAGAAACAGTGAGTGGTTTTCAGGTCTACTACATCCAGCAAGATGGGAAAGCCGTCGCCGAGGTGGTGCCTGCACTCGGCAATAACTGCTACGCGTTCAGGGTGGCAGATGGAGACACTTGGTTGAATCTGATAGACGCACCGCCGGATCTCGCCACGCTGGAGGAACGTCCAACCGCTTACGGTAATCCGATTCTGTTCCCTTTCCCCAATCGAATTCGGAACGGCACGTGGCAATTTGAGGGAGAGACCTATCAGTTTGACAAGCCACCCGAATCGCCCACAACAATACACGGATTGCTGTTGAATCAACCGTATCAGGTCGAAAGCCATATTGCTGATGAGAATGGGGCGACTTTGGTGTGCTCGCTCAATTCGCGGGATTTTCCTGATGTCGGTCGTCAGTATCCGTTCCCTTTTAGAATTGAGATTACCTATACACTCAAGGGTGCCGTGTTGACAATGGGGATTGCTATTAAAAATATGGGTGATCGGAATATGCCGATGGGTTTCGGTATCCACCCCTATTTCAGCGTAGACCTCGGCACCGAGGCGAATGCAGCTGAAGCGGTGATTACCGTCCCTGCCGCTAAGTATTGGGAATTGGACGAAGTCCTCGTGCCAACGGGTGTTCAGCATGATGTCGCTGACACACTTGACCTACGGAATGGGCAACCCTTCGCGAAACTGAAGCTTGACCACGTCTTCACGGACGTTCAATTGGTCGATGGTGTCAGTCGGTGCCTTATTGAGAATAAGGATACGGGCTACGGTATGGTAATGGAATCGGATGCCCAATTTCGGGAGTTGGTTGTCTACACACCCCCGGATAGGGATGCTATCTGTTTTGAACCTTACACTTGCCCGACAGATGCTATCAACTTGGAGGCGCGTGGAATTCCCGCAGGTGTAATTGTGCTGGCACCTGATGAGACGTTTTCCGGGACCGTCCGCTTTATGTTACAGTAG
- a CDS encoding serine hydrolase — MRKLLTYACLLLFCVTTLAFGQGLPMVVPEEVGVSAERLERIRPVMQGYVDDGRMAGFLTVVARRGKIVHFETIGMGDIENNKPIEADTIFRIHSMSKPITSVAVMMLYEEGHFQLDTPVSKFIPEFKDMKVYNEDQSEISDAKKEVTIKHLLMHTAGLIYGWGGEPADKRFREANIFEPGTTLAGMAQKLSTVPLVHEPGEAWTYGVSTDLLGYLVEVVSGMPFEEFLQTRLFEPLGMVDTAFSVPVEKLDRFAALYELNKEGGMKGEKEKEKKKDGAEKKEMKGDKEQKMRLERVDKDPQLASGEIRFFPGGGGGLVSTAPDYMRFSQMLLNGGELDGVRILGKKTVELMRYPHHDGWFGLGFSVVNDKESKDTDDKDPKDTPESIGSFGWGGAAGTIFWIDPEKELIGLLMTQISDVSSSHDQFKVLTYQAIVD; from the coding sequence TTGCGGAAATTGTTAACCTACGCATGTTTACTGCTTTTTTGTGTTACTACACTTGCATTCGGACAAGGTCTTCCAATGGTGGTGCCAGAAGAAGTCGGTGTCTCTGCGGAACGACTTGAACGCATCCGTCCTGTGATGCAAGGTTATGTCGATGACGGACGTATGGCGGGGTTCCTGACGGTTGTGGCGAGACGCGGCAAAATTGTTCATTTTGAAACCATCGGTATGGGAGATATTGAAAATAACAAGCCTATTGAAGCAGATACAATATTTCGTATCCATTCGATGTCGAAACCGATTACGAGTGTCGCGGTGATGATGCTCTATGAGGAGGGACATTTTCAACTGGACACACCGGTATCTAAGTTCATCCCTGAATTTAAGGACATGAAGGTGTATAACGAGGACCAGAGTGAAATCTCGGATGCAAAAAAAGAGGTAACGATTAAACACCTGCTCATGCATACCGCGGGACTAATATACGGCTGGGGCGGTGAACCCGCCGATAAACGCTTTCGGGAGGCGAACATTTTTGAACCCGGCACAACGTTAGCGGGCATGGCACAAAAATTGAGCACTGTTCCGCTTGTTCACGAACCGGGTGAAGCGTGGACTTATGGCGTATCTACTGACCTGCTCGGCTACCTCGTGGAGGTGGTTTCGGGGATGCCGTTTGAAGAATTCCTCCAAACGCGTCTCTTTGAACCGCTCGGTATGGTTGATACTGCATTTTCAGTGCCTGTAGAGAAGTTGGACAGATTTGCCGCACTCTATGAACTTAACAAAGAAGGGGGGATGAAAGGGGAGAAAGAGAAAGAAAAAAAGAAGGACGGTGCTGAGAAGAAGGAGATGAAAGGGGATAAAGAGCAAAAAATGAGGTTGGAACGTGTTGATAAGGATCCACAACTCGCGAGTGGTGAGATCCGTTTCTTTCCAGGGGGCGGTGGCGGACTCGTCTCAACGGCTCCAGACTATATGCGGTTTTCTCAGATGTTGCTCAACGGTGGTGAACTTGATGGTGTCCGTATATTGGGGAAGAAAACGGTTGAACTGATGCGCTATCCGCATCACGATGGTTGGTTTGGACTCGGTTTTTCCGTCGTAAATGATAAAGAATCGAAAGACACCGATGATAAAGACCCAAAAGACACACCTGAGTCGATAGGAAGTTTCGGTTGGGGCGGTGCCGCTGGTACCATCTTCTGGATTGACCCCGAAAAAGAGTTGATCGGTTTGCTCATGACACAGATTAGTGACGTGTCCTCTTCCCACGATCAATTTAAGGTGCTAACCTATCAGGCAATTGTTGATTGA
- a CDS encoding serine hydrolase has translation MKKITCVCLLLFCITILACGTVNLAPKQDIQTTTLKNVDVSSTHGLPMVVPEEVGVSTERLKRIRSLLQGYFNSGQLPGFLTVVARRGKIVHFETIGMRDVENNKPVEPDTIFRIYSMSKPITSVAVMMLYEEGHFQLGTPVSRFIPAFKDMKVYNEDQTEILDAKREITIKHLLMHTAGLTYGWGNKPVDKLYREAKVREPGSTLVDMVEKLGKIPLVHEPGERWTYSVSTDVLGYLVEVVSGMPFEEFLQTRLFGPLDMVDTAFSVPPEKVERFAALYRPTKENGLERVGKAPLAKDEISFFPSGGGGLVSTAADYMRFCQMLLNGGELDGVRILGKKTVELMRYPHHDDWFGLGFRVVTRKNPPNILDSVGNFSWGGAAATTFWIDPKEELVAVLMTQLLNNRYPFQQQFKVLTYQALTE, from the coding sequence TTGAAAAAAATTACGTGTGTATGCTTACTACTTTTCTGTATTACTATACTTGCGTGCGGAACAGTTAATCTTGCTCCCAAACAAGATATTCAGACAACAACGCTGAAAAATGTTGATGTTTCCTCGACGCATGGTCTTCCAATGGTGGTGCCAGAGGAGGTCGGTGTTTCTACCGAACGCCTGAAGCGCATCCGCTCTCTCCTGCAGGGTTACTTCAATTCAGGACAACTCCCCGGATTCCTGACGGTTGTGGCGAGACGCGGCAAAATTGTTCATTTTGAAACCATCGGCATGCGAGATGTTGAGAACAACAAACCGGTTGAACCCGATACCATCTTCCGTATCTATTCCATGTCGAAACCGATTACGAGTGTCGCGGTGATGATGCTTTATGAAGAAGGACATTTTCAACTCGGCACACCTGTCTCCAGGTTTATTCCTGCTTTTAAGGACATGAAGGTCTACAATGAGGACCAGACGGAAATCTTGGATGCGAAGAGGGAGATAACAATCAAACATCTCCTTATGCATACGGCGGGGTTGACTTACGGCTGGGGCAATAAACCTGTCGATAAACTCTATAGAGAGGCAAAAGTCCGCGAACCCGGCTCAACCTTGGTGGATATGGTAGAAAAACTTGGTAAAATTCCGCTCGTTCACGAACCGGGTGAAAGGTGGACCTATAGTGTGTCTACTGATGTGCTCGGCTACCTCGTGGAAGTGGTTTCTGGAATGCCATTTGAAGAATTCCTCCAGACGCGTCTCTTCGGTCCCCTCGACATGGTAGACACAGCGTTTTCAGTGCCACCGGAGAAGGTAGAAAGGTTTGCGGCACTCTATAGACCTACTAAAGAGAATGGGCTTGAACGTGTCGGAAAAGCACCGCTCGCAAAGGATGAAATCAGTTTTTTTCCATCGGGCGGTGGCGGTCTTGTGTCAACCGCTGCAGATTATATGCGTTTTTGTCAGATGCTACTCAACGGTGGTGAACTCGATGGTGTCCGTATATTGGGCAAAAAGACGGTTGAATTGATGCGGTATCCGCACCACGATGATTGGTTTGGACTCGGTTTTAGGGTTGTTACGCGTAAAAACCCGCCGAATATCCTGGATTCTGTTGGGAATTTCAGTTGGGGCGGTGCCGCGGCTACTACCTTCTGGATTGATCCGAAAGAGGAATTGGTTGCTGTGCTCATGACCCAGCTTCTCAATAACCGTTACCCTTTCCAGCAGCAATTTAAAGTGCTGACCTATCAGGCACTAACGGAATAA